One Spirochaeta africana DSM 8902 genomic window carries:
- a CDS encoding response regulator: MKKVLLIDQSKPFRNFVTQKLERFDIQVIQAINGLDAISKIRSEHPDLIIMDFYLSRLSADEVLKAKMDDPNTAQTPVIMVSAKIARDDVVKVGSYGVKKFFFKPIKLDEFITAVGGLLKLSIMVDDTPSVIEAHVNEGVLFLEVALGLNVDKIDLMQFKIGELIELYRLTSPRVLIMLSGVDITSADSIKLRTLIETVMEAAGAKPRNMVMLTQAPFVVKMLREKPDFQEIKTAGNLAEAMPLLQSKQTDGESFLQKSRGVKGDGSINMRFSTEKAGQTINEDILKDASIAVVDDDPVIQELTKTTFEEVGSRVNVFANGRQFIEHSTVTDFDLVFLDLMMPEMDGFRVLKNLHSRFQASELPPIIVFSAVSRKDAVVTALQNGVKSYLIKPLKPQQLRAKAVEVLHIDFS; encoded by the coding sequence ATGAAAAAAGTACTTTTGATTGACCAATCCAAACCATTCCGCAACTTTGTAACCCAAAAACTCGAGCGGTTCGATATCCAGGTGATTCAGGCCATCAATGGGCTGGATGCGATCTCGAAAATCCGTTCAGAACACCCGGATCTGATCATCATGGATTTCTATCTGAGCAGATTGAGTGCGGATGAGGTGTTGAAAGCAAAAATGGACGATCCCAACACCGCGCAGACCCCGGTAATTATGGTCTCCGCCAAGATTGCCCGCGATGATGTGGTAAAGGTAGGCAGCTACGGGGTAAAGAAGTTTTTCTTTAAACCCATCAAGCTCGATGAGTTTATAACTGCTGTCGGCGGACTTCTCAAACTCTCAATCATGGTCGACGATACCCCATCGGTTATCGAGGCGCACGTGAACGAGGGGGTGCTGTTTCTTGAGGTCGCGCTGGGGCTGAATGTCGACAAGATTGATCTGATGCAGTTCAAGATCGGTGAGCTGATCGAACTGTATCGGCTCACCAGCCCGCGGGTGTTGATCATGCTGAGCGGCGTGGATATTACCTCCGCCGACTCTATCAAGCTCAGAACCCTGATAGAGACGGTAATGGAGGCCGCAGGGGCCAAGCCTCGCAATATGGTAATGCTCACTCAGGCCCCGTTTGTAGTCAAAATGCTGCGAGAAAAACCCGATTTCCAGGAGATTAAAACCGCTGGCAACCTGGCAGAGGCCATGCCGCTATTGCAAAGCAAACAGACCGATGGTGAATCCTTTCTGCAGAAAAGCCGTGGTGTAAAGGGTGATGGGTCCATCAATATGCGCTTCTCTACCGAGAAGGCCGGTCAGACCATCAACGAGGACATTCTTAAGGATGCCTCTATCGCGGTGGTGGATGATGATCCGGTGATCCAGGAACTGACCAAAACTACCTTTGAGGAGGTCGGATCCCGGGTAAATGTCTTTGCCAATGGACGCCAGTTTATTGAACACAGCACTGTCACCGATTTTGATCTGGTATTTCTTGATCTCATGATGCCGGAGATGGACGGGTTCCGGGTTCTCAAGAACCTGCATAGCAGGTTTCAGGCCAGCGAGTTGCCGCCAATTATCGTGTTTTCGGCGGTGTCTCGCAAGGATGCCGTGGTTACGGCCCTGCAAAACGGGGTAAAGAGTTACCTCATCAAGCCTCTGAAGCCCCAGCAGCTGCGTGCCAAGGCTGTCGAGGTGCTGCATATC